The DNA sequence CGAAACTTGTTTCCCAATGGTTGTATCAATCTGAGCGCATTCGGTCCCAGTTCACCACCGGTATTTACGAGAATTCGAGTGTTGTCGGCAAAAGCGGGTAGGGAGGCTGTAGAGAGAAATGAATTGAGATCGCCCATGGAAATCCGAGTTTCAGGGGCATAGCATTTACACTGGATCGCGCAAAATTCGCCATTGTGTTTTTGGGCAACGAGGTCAACGCCTATATCAGTGCCATCAAATTCTGGTTGGAGTGGTGCCCACTCTTTCCAGAGATAGACTTTGGAAAATTGGTCTTTGTAATCGGGGTCTTCGCTGAAATATTGCTGCATCAACTGCTCGAAAAGCTCACCTTTTTGGCGTTCAGATCGGGCTTTTTCGCGGATGTAATCCAGTATGCTTTGGAAGTTGGTGTTAGTTGGTTTACTGCTGGTTTCGGTAGTAAAATACGTTTGTACCGTTTCTGCCATATTGGTCTCCTCTCCGAACTGGGATAATAGAGGCGGGATTTATCGGATTTTGTGATGACTGCCTACTTAAAAAATTATGATACCTAATGGTGCGGAAAAAGTCAAGTTTTTTTGTCGGAGGCTTTATCGTAGATTTTGTAGGCTGCGAACTGGCGAGGTTGGGAAACCTCGCCTACCGATTTAGCGGTCAGCGGAGGTTGTCAGAATCAGGATAGATCAGATTCAAGGATTTGCAGAACTCTACGATTGTAGCGCAAACTTTGTCTAAATATTTACTAAACTTTGGACAATTTTAAACGGGATACACATATCGCCCCGCTGGGGCTTGGATCCTGGGGGAGGTATCGTTTCTATAAACATTCCGCCCCGGAATCAACGGTATGAATGCGCGTGTGGCATTCACCGGGGGCTTGCGTTTTGTTCCATTTGCGTTTATTTTTCTCTGAGTTGGGTTTTGTATGACACTTGAAGAAAAATCAGAAGTGCTTTGAAAATGAGCATTGGCCTCGCAGAAATTGTCCAAACTATAGTAAGATTTTTAAAGTAAATATGTAAAACTAAACGGCCCTGGTTCTTATCTAAAAATTTGACGTTTATGGTGTTTGTATGCTAAACTATGGTAGATTTTAGAATTAACTGGACACTTTGCAACGGTGCGGTTAGAAACCGCACCTACCGGGCCTGGGGCGAAAGTGTGTATTTATTTTTAGGATCCACCATAGTTTTCAAGTTTACCATATACGTCAAAACCTACGATGGGAAATCATGAAAAAACAAGTTATATCTGCTTTAGGACGCGGGGTTGCCGCTTTGCTCGCACAACAACGCGAAGAAGGTGTTTTTGAGGGGCAACTTTCCTCAAGTACCTTCCCGACTTGTGCGTATGCTTGGATTCAACTTGCGCAAGGTGAAACGCCGGACCCGAATCTCACCGAATGGTTTGTCGCGAATCGGAACGAAGAGGGGTATTGGGGGTTGGATACGGCGAGGATATCCAACGCTGAAGCGACCCGGTTTGCCCGTTTAATTCTGGAACAGATTCACCTACGTTCGTCAGACCCGTCCCTCCAGGATCTGCTTGCGTCTGTCCCAAAACTCCCGCCCCATCTCGCCCTGGTCAAATTAGCCTATGCGGCTTTTGATCAGTTCGATTGGAACGAGCTTACACTCTCAGAAAATGCGCTACCCCTTATGAGACTTGCCAGACAATTGACGAAGATTCCGTTCCTTGGCAGTCGATTGAAACCGCCACGGCATCGTTTGCCGCCTGTGGCGTTGTTCAATACCCCAATGTTTGATGCCCTCTTCATCGCTGAACAGCATACGCTTGTTCCTGTTTTTATTTTAATTGAACTAAACGCCACGCGTCGTCCTGAGATGATTGCGTCGCTCGTTGCTTGGCTGAAATCGCGTGTCCTGAGTGATGGCAGTTGGTTTCGCGTGAACTATATCACAGCACTTTCCGTTTTGGCACTCATTGAATTGGAGAAAAAGTGGGAACCCGACGAAGGTACCGCCGCGTTTATCCAGCGTGGTATTGACTGGCTTCGGACCACCAGAAATCCTGATGGTGGGTGCAGAGAGGCGTTGAACTTGAATGTTTGGGATACTGCTTTAAGCATTATGACGCTGACGGAGTTGGGTTCTGTAAATGATGGGACCGCGCCGCTGAATCTTGAGCTCACCGATGAGGTGGGGCGCGCCGCACAGTGGCTCGTTCAACATCAAAATGCTGATGGGGGTTGGGCATTCTCTGGATTGGACGATAGCACACTTCCAAGCGATGCCGACGATACCGCGCTCGGCACTTTAGCACTCATCCGTTCGCTTCGTGTGAGTCCAGCGGTTGACCGAGGTGCTTTAGATCATTCGATTCGCCGGGGTGTTTCATGGCTAAAGACGCAGCAAAGCCGCGATGGCGGATGGAGCACCTATCAACCCGGACAGGGAGATGTTGGATGCGTGAGTATCACGGCACATGCAATTGAAGCACTCTTTGAATTGGAGCGGAGTGATGTTGCGGATAAACTCGATATGCGTCGGGAGATGGGGCGAGGCATCGACTGGCTTCGCAAGCAAATTAATCGAGAAGGCTATTGGGGGGACCTCTGGTTAGCGAAAAATACCTACGGGACGGCGTGCGCTATTATCGCACTTGTCAAGGTCGGTCTGAAGGATGTACCTGAAGTCCAGCGCGGTGTTGAATGGTTGGCGCGCAGTCAAAACGCAGATGGTGGTTGGGGGGAAGATATGTTCGGAAACCCGACTGAAAGCACAGTGGAACAGACGGCGTGGAGCACATACTCCCTGCTACTTGCTGCGCCAGAGAGGCGTGCGGTTCAAGACGGTATCGCCTTTTTGCTCAAAGATCAACGGGAAGACGGTTCATGGCCCGAGCAGTCTGTCGGTATCTATTGGGAGATTATTGGTGGATATGCCGATCCGATTTATGCGTCTGTCTTTCCGATACTTGCACTAAACCAGTTTTTAAAAACGCCGCTTTAGTTCGCGATGGAGACATTACAGAAAATTTCGGTGATTATGCCGATTCTGAACGAGGCGAAGATTCTGGAAAAAACGCTCTCCCAGCTTCAGCCAGAAATGGGATCTCACGAACTTATTGTTGTTGACGGTGGGAGTACGGATGCTTCGGTGGGTATCGCAGAAAAATATGGGAGAGTGATTACATCTGAGCGTGGTAGGGCAAAGCAGTTGAATGCGGGGGCAGCGGCGGCAACAGGTGAGATTCTGATTTTCTTGCACGCCGATATTTGGCTTGAATCGGGAGCATTGGCAGCGGTAGTGTGGGCACTCTCTTCGGGTTATGTCGGTGGAGGGTTTCGTCAGAAGATTGATGGAAAGAGTGTGCTATATCGCCTCATTGAAATAGCTGGCGACATCCGAGGCAGGTATCTGAGGGTGTTTTATGGGGATAGCGGCATTTTCC is a window from the Candidatus Poribacteria bacterium genome containing:
- a CDS encoding TIGR04283 family arsenosugar biosynthesis glycosyltransferase, which gives rise to MPILNEAKILEKTLSQLQPEMGSHELIVVDGGSTDASVGIAEKYGRVITSERGRAKQLNAGAAAATGEILIFLHADIWLESGALAAVVWALSSGYVGGGFRQKIDGKSVLYRLIEIAGDIRGRYLRVFYGDSGIFLTRTDFEKIGGFPNVPIFEEMEFSRKLRRLGKTTLLTPYIHISARRWEARGIVRTTLNNWLMTLLYFVGVSPGKLARLYRHIR